The Calditrichota bacterium genome includes a region encoding these proteins:
- a CDS encoding 2Fe-2S iron-sulfur cluster binding domain-containing protein: MKEVTLTVDGKEITVPAGTLLIDACEANGIYIPRFCYHKHLFPSGNCRMCLVMIEKNPKPQPSCMTPVVEGMAVHTNTPEVAEIRKAILEFVLINHPLDCPICDKAGECMLQDQYMEFSGDKSRFNETKVAKEKLYHFGRKIIYDAERCITCSRCVRITEEVSKTNKLGIVERGDRSYVALAHGDTLDDDPYAYCVVDNCPVGALTAKYFRFKERVWYLHKTPSVCAGCSRGCNIWIETKDNKIYRVRPRENDAVNKSWMCDFGREYYILPPKNRASGAKINHYAVDYNKFVSEVAALLKEHAAETAFVASAYATNEELALAKQLVSHLGIKGIFHKKDRVWQESSGEVKEDDILIKQDKTPNMAGVKKTFPEAKDIEDMVISDFKYAFVWGPGAPLEKIDGLNLIVLSAMADQIWEKAKYNLAGRISSEKHGSFTNFNGIVQNFRRAIKGDNNYDELTFFIDVLKEVGADPIGRTVDEIQNAK, translated from the coding sequence ATGAAAGAAGTAACGCTTACGGTCGATGGTAAGGAAATCACTGTACCGGCAGGAACGCTTCTCATTGACGCTTGCGAGGCAAATGGCATCTACATTCCGCGGTTTTGTTACCATAAACACCTTTTTCCCAGCGGAAATTGCCGGATGTGTCTGGTAATGATTGAAAAAAATCCGAAACCGCAGCCATCGTGCATGACTCCGGTCGTCGAAGGCATGGCGGTTCACACGAATACTCCCGAGGTCGCGGAGATTCGCAAAGCTATTTTAGAATTTGTACTTATTAATCATCCGTTGGATTGCCCGATTTGTGACAAAGCGGGCGAGTGCATGCTTCAGGATCAATACATGGAATTTTCCGGCGACAAATCCAGATTCAATGAAACCAAAGTCGCCAAGGAAAAACTTTATCATTTTGGCAGGAAAATAATTTACGACGCGGAACGCTGTATTACTTGTTCGCGCTGCGTTCGTATCACAGAGGAAGTTTCCAAGACAAATAAATTGGGAATTGTGGAAAGAGGCGACCGTTCTTACGTGGCTTTGGCGCACGGCGACACGCTGGATGATGATCCGTATGCCTATTGCGTTGTCGATAACTGCCCCGTCGGTGCGCTTACAGCAAAATATTTTCGCTTCAAAGAGCGAGTCTGGTATTTGCACAAAACACCTTCTGTGTGCGCCGGATGTTCGCGCGGATGCAATATCTGGATAGAGACCAAAGATAACAAAATTTATCGCGTTCGTCCGCGAGAAAATGACGCTGTGAATAAATCGTGGATGTGTGATTTCGGCAGGGAATATTACATTCTTCCGCCAAAAAACCGGGCTTCCGGCGCAAAAATTAATCACTACGCTGTTGACTATAACAAATTTGTGTCTGAAGTTGCCGCGTTGTTGAAGGAACATGCCGCTGAGACAGCTTTTGTCGCGTCAGCCTATGCCACTAACGAAGAACTTGCTCTGGCAAAACAGCTTGTTTCTCATCTGGGAATTAAAGGGATTTTTCACAAAAAAGACCGGGTATGGCAGGAATCGAGCGGCGAAGTGAAAGAAGATGATATTTTAATCAAACAAGACAAGACACCGAACATGGCGGGCGTCAAAAAAACTTTTCCCGAGGCAAAAGATATCGAAGATATGGTGATCAGTGATTTCAAGTACGCTTTTGTCTGGGGTCCCGGCGCGCCGCTGGAAAAAATTGACGGGCTTAACTTAATCGTTTTGTCCGCAATGGCTGATCAAATTTGGGAGAAAGCAAAGTATAATCTGGCGGGACGAATCTCGTCGGAAAAACATGGCTCTTTCACGAATTTTAACGGCATCGTGCAAAATTTCCGCCGTGCGATCAAGGGCGACAACAATTATGACGAATTGACATTTTTTATTGATGTGCTCAAAGAAGTGGGAGCTGACCCCATTGGTAGAACTGTTGACGAGATACAAAATGCGAAATAG